In Epilithonimonas zeae, a single window of DNA contains:
- a CDS encoding helix-turn-helix domain-containing protein encodes MNDSLFEIVEHTNRNIFLTGKAGTGKTTFLNDFVKKTKKKHIVVAPTGIAAINAGGVTIHSMFGLPLRTFLPTTERIDQNLANNIADLMPHFKYRKDKLKLLREIEIIIIDEASMLRADVLDMMDFSLRHVRRNQQKFGGVQMLFIGDLYQLPPVVRDEYILSMYYSSPFFFHAKALEGSNFITLELTKVYRQTDEHFLEILNAIRDGITEDIDFEALNKRYQPDFDPKDEAYVYLCSHNKMADDINQKKIKELGGKSHTYTADVVGEFKETQYPNDEVLELKVGAQIMFIRNDTSSDKKYYNGKLAQISYLDEDEISVILDGSEEEITLKAETWEQKKYSLDDEKNIKEEVLGSFKQFPIRLAWAVTIHKSQGLTFDRLIIDAGKSFASGQVYVALSRCRTLEGIVLKSKITPEVIFSDKRVSKFQDETHANSKIEEILNAEKYDYSIQKVIRRIDCIWFQSALENWMVISRSSKFIDKEKADYLYHCLKADIENYITIFKKFERILVQKTQKFLQGEEEWTEIEVKAKGAVNFFFSNVNEKIFSPLKDFYSETKGVKGLKAFNEDFRVWLDDIEDYLKDLKEVYLLETPLFDKEKDVEVSMAIKKVPTHVLTYQLFQNGKTVAEIAKERGLVNSTIFGHLSKYAEQNLLDRNDLLRIYPKSKVEAFEKQFKAEPKENINDWKSVLPSDFDYGEIRLIWNYFLNLKK; translated from the coding sequence ATGAATGACTCTCTTTTTGAAATCGTAGAACACACCAACCGAAACATTTTTCTGACAGGAAAAGCAGGAACCGGAAAAACTACATTTCTAAACGATTTTGTAAAAAAAACCAAGAAAAAACACATTGTAGTTGCGCCGACAGGAATCGCAGCTATCAATGCTGGCGGTGTTACTATCCATTCTATGTTTGGGTTGCCACTCAGAACTTTTCTTCCAACTACGGAAAGAATCGACCAAAATCTGGCGAACAATATTGCGGACCTGATGCCGCATTTCAAATACAGAAAAGACAAACTCAAACTCCTCCGTGAAATCGAAATCATTATTATTGATGAAGCCTCGATGTTGCGAGCAGATGTTCTGGATATGATGGATTTCTCATTGAGACACGTTCGCAGAAATCAGCAGAAATTTGGAGGTGTTCAGATGTTGTTTATTGGCGATCTTTATCAGTTGCCACCTGTTGTGAGAGATGAATATATTTTATCAATGTATTATTCTTCGCCATTTTTTTTCCACGCAAAAGCTTTGGAAGGCAGTAATTTCATCACGCTGGAATTGACCAAAGTTTATCGTCAAACCGATGAACATTTTCTCGAAATCCTTAATGCAATTAGAGATGGAATTACCGAAGATATTGACTTCGAAGCTTTGAACAAAAGATATCAGCCTGACTTCGACCCAAAAGATGAAGCCTACGTTTATCTCTGTTCGCATAACAAAATGGCGGACGACATCAATCAAAAAAAGATTAAAGAACTTGGCGGAAAATCTCATACCTACACTGCAGATGTTGTGGGAGAATTCAAGGAAACTCAATATCCGAATGATGAAGTTCTGGAGCTGAAAGTCGGTGCGCAAATTATGTTCATCCGAAATGACACCTCATCTGACAAAAAATATTACAACGGAAAACTCGCTCAGATTTCTTATCTCGATGAAGATGAAATCTCGGTAATCCTTGATGGAAGCGAGGAAGAAATCACGCTAAAAGCGGAAACCTGGGAGCAAAAAAAATATTCTTTGGATGATGAAAAGAACATCAAGGAAGAAGTTTTGGGAAGTTTCAAACAGTTTCCGATTCGCTTAGCTTGGGCAGTTACGATTCATAAAAGTCAAGGTTTGACCTTTGATAGATTGATTATTGATGCAGGAAAAAGTTTTGCTTCCGGACAGGTTTATGTTGCGTTATCACGTTGCCGAACTTTGGAAGGAATTGTCTTGAAATCTAAGATTACGCCTGAAGTGATTTTTTCCGACAAAAGAGTTTCAAAGTTTCAGGACGAGACGCACGCTAATTCCAAAATCGAGGAAATCCTTAATGCTGAAAAATACGATTACAGCATTCAAAAAGTCATTAGAAGAATCGATTGTATTTGGTTTCAGTCCGCTTTGGAAAACTGGATGGTTATCAGCCGAAGCAGTAAATTCATTGATAAAGAAAAAGCAGATTATCTCTATCATTGTTTGAAAGCTGATATTGAAAATTACATTACTATTTTCAAAAAATTTGAACGAATCTTAGTTCAGAAAACACAGAAATTCCTGCAAGGCGAGGAAGAATGGACCGAAATTGAAGTCAAAGCCAAAGGTGCTGTCAATTTCTTTTTCTCGAATGTGAATGAGAAAATATTTTCTCCGCTCAAGGATTTCTATTCCGAAACCAAAGGTGTAAAAGGTTTGAAAGCCTTCAACGAAGATTTCCGTGTCTGGCTGGATGATATCGAAGATTATCTTAAGGATTTGAAAGAGGTTTACCTTTTGGAAACACCATTATTTGACAAAGAAAAAGATGTGGAAGTTTCTATGGCAATCAAAAAAGTTCCGACGCACGTTTTGACTTATCAATTGTTTCAAAATGGGAAAACGGTTGCTGAGATCGCGAAAGAAAGAGGTTTGGTCAATTCGACTATTTTTGGACATCTTTCAAAGTATGCTGAGCAAAATCTTTTAGACAGAAATGACCTTCTGAGAATCTATCCAAAAAGTAAAGTTGAAGCTTTCGAAAAACAATTCAAAGCTGAGCCAAAAGAGAATATCAATGACTGGAAATCAGTTTTGCCTTCGGATTTTGATTATGGCGAGATTCGATTGATTTGGAATTATTTTTTGAATTTGAAGAAGTAG
- the serS gene encoding serine--tRNA ligase — MLQVNFLRENKERVLEGLKKRNFKELDLVDAAVNADDERKRLQFELDSQLSEMNRISKEIGILMKDGKKEEAEAAKSQTSQYKESSKELQNELNEAEKTLLNILYQIPNIPYEKVVAGVSADDNEIVYESTTVDGLGEGAIPHWELAKKYNLIDFELGVKVAGAGFPVYFGKGARLQRALVQYFLDKNTDAGYQEVNVPHVVNEASGYGTGQLPDKEGQMYYVGADDLYLIPTAEVPVTNIYRDVIIDEKDLPIKNTAFSQCYRREAGSYGAHVRGLNRLHQFEKVEIVRIEKPENSYAVLEEMVEHVKSILEDLELPYRILRLCGGDTGFASAMTYDFEVWSAAQEKWLEVSSVSNFETFQATRLKCRYKGDGKTQLVHTLNGSAMALPRIMAALLENNQTPDGIKLPKKIAEYARFELIN, encoded by the coding sequence ATGTTACAGGTTAATTTTTTGCGCGAGAACAAAGAGCGCGTTTTGGAAGGCTTGAAGAAAAGAAACTTCAAGGAATTAGATTTGGTCGATGCAGCGGTAAATGCTGACGACGAAAGAAAAAGATTACAGTTTGAGCTAGACTCACAACTTTCCGAAATGAACAGAATCTCCAAAGAAATCGGAATTCTGATGAAAGACGGAAAAAAAGAGGAAGCAGAAGCTGCCAAATCCCAAACGTCGCAATACAAAGAGTCCAGCAAAGAATTACAAAATGAGTTGAATGAAGCTGAGAAAACACTTCTCAATATTCTTTATCAAATCCCAAATATCCCTTACGAAAAAGTAGTTGCCGGCGTTTCTGCCGATGATAACGAGATTGTTTACGAATCTACAACAGTGGATGGTCTTGGTGAAGGTGCAATTCCGCATTGGGAACTGGCTAAGAAATATAACTTGATTGATTTTGAATTAGGCGTTAAAGTAGCTGGTGCTGGTTTTCCTGTTTATTTTGGGAAAGGTGCTAGATTGCAGAGAGCTTTGGTTCAATATTTCTTGGACAAAAATACAGATGCAGGTTATCAGGAAGTGAACGTTCCACACGTTGTGAACGAAGCTTCTGGTTACGGAACTGGACAATTGCCCGATAAAGAAGGACAAATGTACTATGTGGGTGCAGATGATTTATATTTAATTCCAACGGCAGAAGTTCCAGTGACCAATATCTACAGAGATGTGATTATTGACGAGAAAGATTTGCCAATCAAGAATACCGCTTTTTCCCAGTGTTATAGAAGAGAAGCGGGAAGTTATGGTGCACACGTAAGAGGTTTGAACAGACTTCACCAATTCGAAAAGGTAGAGATTGTAAGAATCGAGAAACCTGAAAATTCTTATGCTGTTTTGGAAGAAATGGTAGAACACGTTAAATCTATTTTGGAAGATTTGGAGTTGCCTTACAGGATATTAAGGCTTTGCGGTGGCGATACAGGTTTTGCATCAGCAATGACTTACGACTTCGAGGTTTGGAGTGCAGCACAGGAAAAATGGTTGGAAGTAAGTTCTGTTTCCAATTTCGAAACGTTTCAAGCAACCCGTTTGAAATGCCGTTACAAAGGTGATGGAAAAACTCAGTTGGTTCATACACTGAACGGTTCTGCAATGGCTTTGCCAAGAATTATGGCTGCTCTTTTGGAAAATAACCAAACACCAGACGGAATCAAATTACCAAAGAAAATTGCAGAATACGCAAGATTTGAATTGATTAATTAA
- a CDS encoding asparagine synthetase B family protein has translation MEVKLLLKGNDTYSWIQNENLSFIGYFFDENHNLYRNQEAVDYISKELQTVSLEQICKKVNGLFSFIVVSENDYYLVSDAVNFFPLFYKINKNRIVISDYWEAILNLTNAFDFNKPAVDEYETAGFVLSNETLDKNIYKTNANQILKISSLERKATQYKNFITDSFFEKSFEDLAVDSEQVLMQVAEKLVSFLNGRTAVVPLSGGYDSRLIVSLLKKMNYEKVICFTYGKDNPEVPISRKVAEELGYDWHFINFTEIDIEKIQSDQSFRDYLDFAANGYSMPYLMEYFAVIELKNKNLIPENSVFLPGHSGDFLGGSYMKKTVKNNIDFHNLPAFIESKYFIFTQKNNKRKHQIQQRLQQSLDPIAKSYFSGDFNMSVEEWDIQEKLAKFIFHSSQVFLYFGFETYFPLWDKELVEFYRKVPFEFRENKKLYDYVLEKYFFQPQNISFDKKELSVSGFQFFLQKIKDSIRYFFPWKMVLKRMNNADWPYYQKLTKNMKSYLETKRKKEFTNFKTYNAVICAWYIEYIQEKYKY, from the coding sequence ATGGAAGTTAAACTTCTATTAAAAGGTAATGATACCTATTCTTGGATTCAAAATGAGAACCTATCTTTCATAGGTTATTTTTTTGATGAAAATCACAATCTTTATCGTAATCAAGAAGCTGTTGATTATATCAGTAAAGAATTGCAAACAGTTTCTCTGGAACAGATTTGTAAAAAAGTTAATGGTCTGTTTTCATTCATTGTTGTTTCTGAAAACGACTATTATCTTGTAAGCGATGCGGTTAATTTTTTTCCTCTTTTCTATAAAATTAATAAAAATCGAATAGTAATCTCAGATTATTGGGAAGCTATTTTGAATCTTACAAATGCATTTGATTTCAATAAGCCTGCGGTTGATGAATATGAAACGGCTGGGTTCGTTTTGTCTAATGAAACTTTGGATAAAAACATTTATAAAACAAACGCTAATCAAATTCTAAAAATCTCTAGTCTTGAGCGAAAAGCAACACAATACAAAAACTTTATAACTGATTCTTTCTTCGAAAAATCATTTGAAGATTTAGCAGTAGATTCAGAACAGGTTTTAATGCAGGTTGCAGAGAAATTAGTATCATTTCTAAATGGAAGAACTGCTGTTGTTCCTCTTAGTGGCGGTTATGATTCTCGCTTAATTGTCAGTTTATTGAAGAAAATGAATTATGAAAAAGTAATTTGTTTTACTTACGGAAAAGATAATCCGGAAGTTCCAATTAGTAGAAAAGTAGCAGAAGAGTTAGGCTATGATTGGCATTTTATAAATTTCACTGAGATTGATATTGAAAAAATCCAGTCAGATCAATCATTTCGAGATTATTTGGATTTTGCAGCAAATGGCTATTCAATGCCTTATTTGATGGAATATTTTGCAGTGATTGAGCTTAAAAATAAAAATTTAATTCCTGAAAATTCTGTTTTTTTACCAGGACATTCTGGCGATTTTTTGGGCGGAAGTTATATGAAGAAAACCGTGAAAAATAATATTGATTTTCATAATCTTCCAGCTTTTATAGAATCCAAATATTTTATTTTCACTCAAAAGAATAATAAAAGAAAACATCAAATTCAACAAAGACTTCAGCAAAGTTTAGATCCAATTGCAAAATCATATTTCTCCGGTGATTTTAATATGTCTGTTGAAGAATGGGATATTCAGGAAAAATTAGCAAAATTTATTTTCCACTCATCTCAGGTATTTTTATATTTTGGTTTCGAAACTTATTTTCCTCTTTGGGACAAAGAATTGGTTGAGTTTTACAGAAAAGTTCCTTTTGAATTCCGTGAAAATAAAAAGCTTTATGATTACGTTTTAGAAAAGTACTTTTTCCAACCTCAGAATATAAGTTTTGACAAAAAAGAACTTAGTGTTTCCGGATTCCAATTTTTTCTTCAGAAAATAAAAGATTCTATTAGATATTTTTTTCCTTGGAAGATGGTTTTGAAGAGAATGAATAATGCAGATTGGCCTTATTATCAAAAGTTGACTAAAAACATGAAAAGCTATTTGGAAACCAAAAGGAAAAAAGAATTTACAAATTTCAAAACCTATAATGCAGTAATTTGTGCTTGGTATATAGAGTATATTCAGGAAAAATATAAGTATTAA
- a CDS encoding lipopolysaccharide biosynthesis protein, which produces MKYKAVAETFVSRFLMLILNFGLIIFSTNMWGSEGKGTISIVTLDLAIVVFFSNIFAGSSVSYFASKYKIEKLLGYAYIWSVLVGISVPLLVSLFHQQDYLLYLIPLSVFSSLLAANVNFFIGKQEVRLYNLYAILQLLVHIVFIFAIIFFLKIMTVESYFLAQIFCFVILFLISSVGLLKRCSIRNISFEKEVVTHLFNYGWKTQLSAFVQFLNNRVSFYFLEYYKGIASVGVFSVGVAFSEAIWTVSRSLALVLYSEALNDENKEGLILKTKLSVKISFITTALFIGVVLLLPAQFYTWIFGKDFSQTKLIILVLSPGILAIAVSNIVGFYFAGINKLKILNIKSFIGFIVTIITSVFLIPRLGILGVCIVTSLSYCVSSIILLWNFYQLTHFSINDFVFSRSEIKLILHKIKNKQKNGS; this is translated from the coding sequence GTGAAGTATAAAGCAGTAGCAGAAACATTTGTTTCCCGATTTTTGATGCTGATATTGAATTTCGGATTGATTATTTTTTCTACCAATATGTGGGGCAGCGAAGGGAAGGGAACTATCTCTATTGTGACTTTGGACCTTGCTATTGTTGTGTTTTTTAGCAATATTTTTGCGGGAAGTAGCGTGTCATATTTTGCATCCAAATACAAAATAGAAAAGCTTTTAGGATATGCCTATATTTGGTCTGTATTGGTAGGTATATCCGTTCCGTTACTTGTTAGTTTATTCCATCAACAAGATTATCTTCTCTATCTTATTCCACTTTCTGTTTTTTCGTCATTATTGGCTGCTAATGTTAATTTTTTTATTGGCAAACAGGAAGTTAGGTTGTATAATTTATACGCCATTTTACAGTTGTTGGTCCACATTGTTTTTATTTTCGCGATTATATTTTTTCTGAAAATAATGACCGTCGAGTCTTACTTTTTGGCTCAGATTTTTTGTTTTGTAATTTTGTTCTTGATAAGCTCTGTAGGACTTCTAAAAAGATGCAGCATAAGGAATATCTCTTTTGAAAAAGAAGTAGTAACTCATTTATTCAACTATGGTTGGAAAACACAACTAAGTGCATTTGTACAATTTCTTAATAATAGAGTCTCATTTTATTTTTTAGAATACTATAAAGGTATTGCTAGTGTCGGTGTTTTTTCTGTGGGTGTTGCATTTTCTGAAGCTATTTGGACAGTCAGCAGAAGTCTTGCACTTGTTTTATATTCGGAGGCTTTGAATGATGAGAATAAAGAAGGATTAATTCTCAAAACAAAACTATCGGTCAAAATCAGTTTCATAACAACAGCTTTATTTATTGGCGTTGTCTTGCTTTTACCTGCTCAATTTTATACTTGGATTTTTGGAAAAGATTTTTCACAGACCAAACTGATCATTTTAGTTTTATCACCGGGGATTTTGGCGATTGCAGTCAGCAATATTGTTGGGTTCTATTTTGCCGGAATCAACAAATTGAAAATTCTAAATATCAAATCATTTATAGGTTTTATAGTTACAATTATCACTTCTGTTTTTCTTATTCCAAGATTAGGAATTTTAGGAGTTTGTATTGTAACTTCCCTTTCGTATTGTGTTTCATCAATTATTTTACTTTGGAATTTTTATCAATTGACGCACTTTAGTATCAATGATTTTGTATTTTCGAGGTCAGAAATAAAACTAATTTTACATAAAATTAAAAACAAACAAAAGAATGGAAGTTAA
- a CDS encoding glycosyltransferase produces MKVLFLTTAHRYNDDRIFYHQAVELVKKGFEVKICSLSSGYKGIIDGIEIESYSILEQSAKQKKDILLKICNDFQPDVIICSEPLAIIAAGKFQKIKKTSIIYDITEWYPSFRMLQPYSWLLKPFHLIKFFLIQMYAGFLSTHFIFGEDSKKFPLMYLFPFKKNLTQAYYPDDIYIEKNIKQIAKNKITLCCTGRISKEDGIDNFFKAIDLVRKRKPDLEISILIVGAPKRDSDAKHFNQLLEKYAWENISIVKPTSFETFTSSYSEADICFDLREKNFEYNNSLPIKLFYYAASGKPVIYTNLKAIRNHIDVSKFGYLVEPENSELIADLIINYTEKPSLYDKHAKNARASYEKKYNWNLIKQTFVDFVKQSEK; encoded by the coding sequence TTGAAAGTTCTTTTCCTGACAACTGCACACAGATATAATGATGATCGTATTTTTTATCATCAGGCAGTAGAACTTGTAAAGAAGGGTTTTGAGGTGAAAATTTGCAGTTTGTCTTCTGGTTACAAAGGCATTATTGATGGAATTGAAATCGAATCATATTCAATCTTAGAACAATCAGCAAAGCAAAAAAAAGATATATTGCTTAAAATTTGTAACGACTTTCAACCAGATGTCATTATTTGTTCGGAGCCATTGGCTATTATTGCAGCGGGAAAATTCCAAAAAATAAAAAAAACAAGTATCATTTATGATATTACAGAATGGTATCCGTCATTCAGAATGTTACAACCCTATTCGTGGCTATTGAAACCTTTTCATCTGATTAAGTTTTTTCTGATTCAGATGTATGCAGGATTTCTGAGTACACATTTTATTTTTGGGGAAGATTCTAAAAAATTCCCTTTGATGTATTTGTTTCCATTCAAAAAGAATCTAACACAGGCTTATTATCCGGATGATATCTACATTGAAAAGAATATCAAACAAATTGCAAAAAATAAAATTACGCTTTGTTGCACGGGAAGAATTTCTAAAGAAGATGGAATAGATAATTTTTTTAAAGCGATAGATTTAGTACGAAAAAGAAAGCCAGATTTAGAAATATCCATTTTAATTGTTGGAGCACCTAAAAGAGATTCTGATGCCAAACATTTCAATCAACTTTTAGAAAAATATGCTTGGGAAAATATCTCTATTGTAAAACCTACAAGTTTTGAAACATTCACAAGCTCGTATTCTGAGGCAGATATCTGTTTTGATTTGAGAGAAAAAAACTTTGAGTACAACAACTCTTTGCCAATCAAATTGTTTTATTATGCTGCGTCTGGTAAGCCGGTTATTTATACCAATTTGAAAGCGATTAGAAACCATATAGATGTTTCAAAATTCGGATATTTGGTTGAGCCTGAAAACTCAGAATTAATTGCGGATTTGATTATAAATTATACTGAGAAACCGAGTCTTTATGACAAGCACGCTAAAAATGCGAGAGCCAGTTATGAAAAAAAATACAATTGGAATCTAATTAAGCAAACATTTGTAGATTTTGTAAAACAATCTGAAAAGTGA
- a CDS encoding (Fe-S)-binding protein: MDFNIKTMADYAAEGKSPEVLFWVGCAGSFDDRAKKITRAFCKILNKIGVEFAVLGQEESCTGDPAKRAGNEFVFQMMALTNIEVLNAYEVKKIVTACPHCFNTLKNEYPSLGGNYQVLHHTQFLKDLMNEGRLKIEGGSFKGKKITFHDPCYLGRANDEYEAPRMLLEKLDAELVEMKRCKTNGLCCGAGGAQMFKEPEKGNKDINIERTEEALSFEPKVIATGCPFCNTMMTDGVKHFNKNTEVEVKDIVELLAEAEDL, encoded by the coding sequence ATGGATTTCAATATAAAAACAATGGCAGATTACGCTGCTGAAGGCAAATCTCCCGAAGTTCTCTTTTGGGTTGGTTGTGCTGGAAGTTTTGATGATCGTGCGAAAAAAATCACACGTGCATTTTGCAAAATTCTGAATAAAATCGGAGTAGAATTCGCTGTTCTGGGACAAGAAGAATCTTGTACGGGAGACCCTGCAAAACGTGCCGGAAACGAGTTTGTTTTCCAAATGATGGCTTTGACCAACATTGAAGTACTGAACGCTTACGAAGTCAAAAAAATCGTAACAGCTTGCCCACATTGTTTCAATACTTTGAAGAACGAATATCCAAGTCTTGGCGGGAATTATCAGGTTTTGCATCATACACAATTCCTGAAAGATTTGATGAATGAAGGCCGATTGAAAATCGAAGGAGGAAGTTTCAAAGGAAAAAAAATCACATTCCACGATCCTTGTTACCTTGGAAGAGCTAATGACGAATATGAAGCGCCAAGAATGCTTTTGGAAAAACTCGATGCAGAATTAGTAGAAATGAAACGTTGCAAAACCAACGGATTATGTTGCGGAGCTGGCGGGGCGCAGATGTTTAAAGAACCAGAAAAAGGAAATAAAGACATCAATATCGAAAGAACAGAAGAAGCGCTTTCATTCGAACCAAAAGTGATTGCTACGGGGTGTCCTTTCTGTAATACAATGATGACAGATGGTGTGAAGCACTTCAATAAAAATACAGAAGTAGAAGTCAAAGATATTGTAGAACTTTTGGCAGAAGCGGAAGATCTGTAA